Proteins encoded in a region of the Gallalistipes aquisgranensis genome:
- a CDS encoding NADH:ubiquinone reductase (Na(+)-transporting) subunit B: protein MKALRNFVDKIKPTFEKGGKLHMLHSTFDAFETFLFVPNHVTKKGAHIRDCNDMKRVMIVVVIALMPALLFGMFNVGLQHFRAIGLPDTGIGECFWFGFLKVLPIILVSYIVGLGIEFAFAQARGHEVNEGFLVTGMLIPLIMPVDVPLWMVAVATAFSVIIGKEVFGGTGMNVFNPALLARAFIFFAYTPFISGEKVWVAGLSEGKGIVDGFSGATPLSDVANALAEGAETVNWTNASTPWDWFVGTIPGSIGETSTIAILIGAAILLYTGIASWRVMLSVFAGGYLMGLVFNLIGANVAMTFPAWQHLIVGGFAFGAVFMATDPVTAPQTNTGKVIGGFLIGVIAVLIRVVNPGYPEGMMLAILFMNALSPLIDYYVVQANISRRNRRLKPASK, encoded by the coding sequence ATGAAAGCATTAAGGAATTTTGTAGACAAGATAAAGCCGACCTTCGAAAAGGGAGGGAAGCTGCATATGCTTCATTCGACATTCGACGCTTTCGAGACGTTTTTGTTCGTTCCCAACCATGTGACGAAGAAGGGGGCCCATATTCGGGACTGCAACGACATGAAGCGCGTGATGATCGTGGTTGTGATCGCCCTGATGCCGGCTCTGCTTTTCGGGATGTTCAATGTGGGGCTTCAGCATTTCAGAGCGATAGGTTTGCCCGATACGGGGATCGGAGAGTGTTTTTGGTTCGGTTTTCTGAAGGTATTGCCGATTATTCTGGTCTCTTATATCGTGGGGCTCGGAATCGAGTTCGCTTTCGCGCAGGCGAGAGGACATGAAGTGAATGAGGGATTTCTCGTGACGGGTATGCTGATTCCGCTGATCATGCCGGTGGACGTTCCTTTGTGGATGGTGGCCGTGGCGACGGCGTTCTCCGTCATTATCGGCAAGGAGGTCTTCGGAGGAACGGGAATGAACGTATTCAACCCTGCTTTGCTGGCACGGGCGTTCATATTTTTCGCCTATACGCCTTTCATTTCGGGAGAAAAAGTCTGGGTCGCCGGTCTGAGTGAAGGAAAAGGAATTGTGGACGGTTTTTCGGGGGCGACTCCGCTTTCGGATGTAGCCAATGCGTTGGCCGAGGGGGCTGAAACCGTAAACTGGACGAATGCTTCGACTCCTTGGGACTGGTTCGTGGGAACGATTCCCGGCAGTATCGGGGAGACTTCGACGATTGCTATTCTGATCGGAGCGGCAATCCTGCTCTATACGGGGATTGCAAGCTGGCGTGTTATGCTGAGTGTTTTTGCCGGCGGTTACCTGATGGGGCTCGTCTTCAATCTGATCGGTGCCAACGTGGCGATGACTTTCCCTGCGTGGCAGCATCTGATCGTGGGTGGCTTCGCGTTCGGAGCCGTTTTTATGGCGACCGATCCGGTGACGGCACCGCAGACCAATACGGGCAAGGTGATCGGAGGTTTCCTGATCGGCGTGATCGCCGTGCTGATCCGGGTTGTCAACCCAGGTTATCCGGAAGGTATGATGCTTGCGATTCTGTTTATGAATGCCCTGTCGCCGTTGATTGATTACTATGTGGTGCAGGCGAATATCTCGCGGCGTAACCGCCGCCTTAAACCGGCAAGCAAATAA
- a CDS encoding TatD family hydrolase, translating into MELDPYVNIHTHRPENGPDTVSVTNRMLGEQEPCPAPPCSAGIHPWSLEHLDNDDTDRLLAELKTAPELSAIGEIGLDYTRPVDRLRQLSVFEKQLDIASARSLPIILHSVRAWDDMLAALGRHTVSGVVFHGFTGNEQQAQQLTRKGYYLSFGSRSLLSPKTAEALRSIPTDRLFFETDDTPVPIRDVYEKASEILGMPTGTLRHIIYNNYRKWKK; encoded by the coding sequence GTGGAACTCGATCCTTATGTAAATATCCATACGCACCGTCCGGAAAACGGACCGGACACCGTATCGGTAACGAACCGCATGCTGGGCGAACAGGAACCGTGCCCTGCCCCGCCCTGCTCGGCAGGAATCCACCCGTGGAGCCTGGAACACCTCGATAATGACGACACAGACCGCTTGCTGGCAGAACTCAAAACCGCTCCGGAGTTATCCGCTATCGGTGAAATCGGTCTCGATTACACCCGCCCCGTCGACCGTCTCCGCCAGCTGTCGGTTTTCGAAAAGCAACTCGATATCGCATCCGCCCGGTCCCTACCGATCATCCTCCACTCGGTACGGGCATGGGACGATATGCTTGCAGCACTCGGCAGGCATACCGTTTCCGGAGTCGTTTTCCACGGATTCACCGGAAACGAACAACAAGCACAACAACTTACCCGGAAAGGATATTACCTCTCATTCGGGTCGCGTTCCCTGCTCTCCCCGAAAACTGCCGAAGCACTACGGTCAATTCCGACCGACCGGCTGTTTTTCGAAACGGACGACACCCCCGTACCGATCAGGGATGTTTACGAGAAAGCATCCGAAATACTCGGTATGCCGACCGGTACATTGCGACACATTATATATAATAATTACAGAAAATGGAAGAAATAA
- the alaS gene encoding alanine--tRNA ligase has product MESNQIREAFLEFFRSKGHQIVPSAPMVVKNDPTLMFTNAGMNQFKDKFLGNSPITSKRVADTQKCLRVSGKHNDLEEVGHDTYHHTMFEMLGNWSFGDYFKKEAISWAWELLTEVYKLPKERLYATIFEGSEEDGVPRDQEAYDYWLQFLPADHIILGNKHDNFWEMGDTGPCGPCSEIHFDLRSDGERAVKDGRELVNAGHHLVIEIWNLVFMQFNRKANGSLEPLPAHHVDTGMGFERLCMILQGKQSNYDTDVFQPAIREISEMSGKKYGDDPKADVAMRVIADHLRAIAFSIADGQLPSNVKAGYVIRRILRRAVRYGYTYLGFTEPFICRLVDGLAERMGGQFPELVAQKALIKSVIEEEESAFLRTLATGISLLDSVIRKSQAAGGKTISGADAFLLYDTYGFPIDLTELIAREQGMEVDLDGFDRELQAQKARSRNAAAVDTDDWVEVRPVEESRFVGYDSLECEVRIARYRRVTTKGKSYYQLVFDATPFYGNSGGQAGDTGYIEYDGERIAITDTQKENNLTVHIADKLPADPSVLFRAVVNRERRAASANNHTATHLMHEALREVLGTHVEQKGSLVTADYLRFDFSHFQKVTDEQLREVEKRVNAKVRANYPLEEQRECPIEKARELGAMMLFGEKYGDKVRVVKFGSSVEFCGGTHVSFTGNIGLFKILSESATSAGVRRIEAVTGARAEEYVYGLENTLKDVQQFVNNPSVTQAVKKILEDNTELHKELDELRREKLNSLRDKVAAELKEEDGMVLCAREINLAPAFIKDMAFALKPRFPRLVMVIGSNVGGKATLTVMLGDEIVAQGVNASQVIREAAKEINGGGGGQPFFATAGGKNPEGMEKAILKAVDMIKEKLK; this is encoded by the coding sequence ATGGAATCGAATCAGATCAGAGAGGCTTTTCTGGAATTTTTCCGTTCGAAAGGACACCAGATCGTTCCCTCGGCGCCGATGGTGGTCAAGAACGACCCCACGCTGATGTTTACCAACGCCGGCATGAATCAGTTCAAAGATAAGTTCCTGGGCAATTCGCCCATCACCAGCAAGCGTGTGGCCGATACGCAGAAATGTCTGCGGGTGTCGGGCAAGCACAATGACCTGGAAGAGGTGGGGCACGATACGTATCATCACACTATGTTCGAGATGCTCGGCAACTGGTCGTTCGGCGACTATTTCAAGAAAGAGGCGATTTCGTGGGCATGGGAGTTGCTGACCGAAGTGTACAAACTGCCGAAGGAGCGTCTGTATGCGACTATTTTCGAAGGGAGCGAGGAGGATGGCGTCCCCCGCGATCAGGAGGCTTACGACTACTGGTTGCAGTTCCTGCCTGCCGATCATATCATTTTGGGAAACAAGCATGACAATTTCTGGGAAATGGGTGATACGGGGCCCTGCGGTCCGTGCAGTGAAATCCATTTCGATCTGCGGTCCGACGGGGAGAGGGCAGTGAAGGACGGCCGTGAGCTGGTCAATGCCGGACATCATCTGGTGATCGAGATATGGAACCTGGTGTTCATGCAGTTCAACCGCAAGGCGAACGGATCGCTGGAGCCGTTGCCCGCCCATCATGTCGATACGGGAATGGGATTCGAACGGCTTTGCATGATTCTTCAGGGAAAACAGAGCAACTACGATACGGATGTGTTCCAGCCTGCGATCCGTGAGATATCGGAGATGTCCGGTAAAAAGTACGGGGATGATCCTAAGGCCGATGTCGCTATGCGGGTGATTGCCGATCATCTGCGGGCCATCGCGTTTTCCATTGCGGACGGGCAGTTGCCTTCGAACGTGAAGGCAGGATACGTGATCCGCCGGATTTTGCGTCGTGCCGTGCGTTACGGCTACACCTATCTGGGATTTACGGAGCCCTTTATCTGTCGTCTGGTGGACGGATTGGCCGAGCGTATGGGCGGCCAGTTTCCGGAACTGGTGGCGCAGAAGGCGCTTATCAAGAGCGTGATCGAAGAGGAGGAGAGCGCGTTCCTGCGTACGCTCGCTACGGGTATCAGTCTGCTCGACAGCGTGATCCGTAAATCGCAGGCGGCAGGCGGCAAGACGATCAGCGGAGCAGATGCGTTCCTGTTATACGATACGTACGGTTTCCCGATTGACTTGACCGAACTGATCGCGCGGGAACAGGGTATGGAGGTAGACCTGGACGGTTTTGACCGGGAGTTGCAGGCCCAGAAAGCCCGTTCACGCAATGCTGCAGCCGTGGATACGGACGACTGGGTGGAGGTCCGTCCGGTGGAAGAGAGCCGTTTCGTGGGGTACGATTCGCTGGAGTGCGAAGTGCGGATCGCCCGTTACCGTCGGGTGACGACCAAAGGGAAAAGCTATTATCAATTGGTGTTCGATGCGACTCCGTTTTACGGAAATTCGGGCGGTCAGGCCGGGGACACCGGTTACATCGAATATGACGGAGAGCGGATCGCTATTACCGATACTCAGAAAGAGAACAACCTGACGGTGCATATCGCGGATAAACTTCCTGCCGATCCGTCCGTTTTGTTCCGGGCCGTGGTGAATCGGGAGCGTCGTGCCGCATCGGCCAACAACCATACGGCCACCCATCTGATGCACGAAGCATTGCGCGAAGTGCTCGGGACCCATGTGGAGCAGAAGGGGTCGCTCGTGACGGCCGATTACCTGCGGTTCGATTTTTCGCATTTCCAGAAGGTGACGGACGAACAGTTGCGCGAGGTGGAGAAACGGGTGAATGCCAAGGTCCGGGCGAATTATCCTCTGGAAGAGCAGCGGGAATGTCCGATAGAGAAAGCCCGAGAACTGGGCGCCATGATGCTGTTCGGTGAAAAGTACGGCGACAAGGTGCGCGTGGTGAAATTCGGCTCTTCGGTAGAGTTTTGCGGGGGGACGCACGTGTCGTTTACCGGGAATATCGGGCTGTTCAAGATCCTTTCGGAGAGTGCCACTTCGGCCGGCGTACGGCGAATCGAAGCCGTAACGGGAGCCCGGGCTGAAGAATACGTTTACGGGCTGGAGAATACGCTGAAAGACGTACAGCAGTTTGTGAACAATCCCTCGGTGACGCAGGCTGTGAAGAAGATATTGGAGGACAATACGGAGTTGCATAAGGAGTTGGACGAATTGCGCCGGGAAAAATTGAATTCGTTGAGGGATAAGGTCGCGGCGGAGTTGAAAGAGGAGGACGGTATGGTGCTTTGCGCCAGGGAGATCAATCTGGCACCCGCCTTTATCAAAGATATGGCTTTTGCTCTGAAGCCCCGGTTCCCTCGGTTGGTGATGGTGATCGGTTCGAATGTCGGCGGGAAAGCCACGCTGACCGTCATGCTCGGTGACGAGATCGTGGCCCAGGGAGTGAATGCCTCGCAAGTGATACGCGAGGCCGCGAAAGAGATCAACGGCGGCGGCGGCGGTCAGCCTTTCTTCGCAACGGCAGGCGGGAAAAATCCCGAAGGGATGGAAAAGGCGATTCTGAAAGCAGTGGATATGATAAAGGAAAAACTTAAATAA
- the hydE gene encoding [FeFe] hydrogenase H-cluster radical SAM maturase HydE, with protein sequence MVHLSVAGIREMLESTGSVREDLFRQALRLKKEAAGEGIYLRGLIEFSNVCRKNCLYCGIRREGTRVGRYTLTDAQVLDAAQYAWRKGYGSVVLQAGEQVSEGFIARIERLVGEIGDLSNGELGITLSLGEQSAVTYRRWRKAGAHRYLLRIESSSPELYARIHPDDSRHCYEDRVRALESLRKEGYQVGTGVMIGLPGQTTSDLARDILFMKRLDIDMCGMGPYVECAGTPLAAYSEAQGGGTKEVLHERLEMTLNMIAVLRIVMPDINIAATTALQAIDAGGRLRAVECGANVVMPNLSPQEVRENYALYDNKPLALDSRILEQSVCYGERGDSQHFKKREKTAWNSGKYPK encoded by the coding sequence ATGGTCCACCTGTCCGTTGCCGGGATACGCGAAATGCTTGAAAGTACGGGGTCTGTCCGAGAGGATTTGTTCCGTCAGGCGTTACGTCTCAAAAAAGAGGCCGCGGGAGAAGGTATTTATCTGCGGGGATTGATCGAATTTTCCAATGTTTGTCGTAAAAACTGCCTCTATTGCGGTATCCGGCGGGAAGGAACCCGGGTCGGACGCTATACGCTTACGGATGCCCAGGTGCTCGATGCAGCTCAGTATGCGTGGAGAAAAGGCTACGGTTCCGTGGTCCTTCAGGCCGGGGAACAGGTGTCGGAGGGATTTATTGCCCGGATCGAACGATTGGTCGGAGAGATCGGGGATCTTTCGAACGGAGAACTGGGGATCACTCTTTCGTTGGGAGAACAATCGGCCGTGACCTATCGACGCTGGAGAAAGGCCGGGGCGCATCGTTACCTGTTGCGGATCGAGAGTTCCTCGCCGGAATTGTATGCCCGTATTCATCCGGATGATTCCAGGCATTGTTACGAAGACCGTGTGCGTGCGTTGGAGTCGCTTCGGAAGGAGGGGTATCAGGTGGGAACGGGCGTCATGATCGGACTGCCTGGTCAGACGACTTCCGATCTGGCCCGGGACATCCTGTTTATGAAGAGGCTCGATATCGACATGTGCGGTATGGGCCCCTATGTAGAGTGTGCAGGTACGCCGTTGGCCGCATATTCCGAAGCGCAGGGGGGCGGAACGAAAGAGGTGTTGCATGAGCGGCTGGAGATGACGCTGAATATGATTGCCGTGTTGCGCATTGTCATGCCCGATATCAATATAGCGGCAACGACGGCCCTGCAGGCGATCGATGCAGGGGGGCGTCTGCGGGCGGTGGAGTGCGGGGCCAATGTGGTGATGCCCAATCTCTCTCCGCAGGAGGTGCGGGAAAATTATGCGTTGTATGACAATAAGCCGCTTGCACTCGACAGTCGGATTCTGGAACAGTCTGTATGCTATGGCGAACGGGGCGATTCACAACACTTTAAAAAAAGAGAAAAAACAGCGTGGAATAGTGGAAAATATCCGAAATAA
- a CDS encoding NAD(P)-dependent oxidoreductase, producing MNNPLNIVFLDQYTIHNTDLSPIKALGNYTGYDTTPVGQIVERCREADVVIANKTPLKGDTLHALPHLKLICIAATGMNNVDLDTAAQLGITVRNAVGYSTHSVAEQTLCDVLALMKQTLYYDRFVKSGTYSRSDKLFDFGRTTHELHGKNWGIIGMGNIGRRVASLADAFGCVVSYCSVSGIHRPEKYPQKPLGDLLRESDIVSIHAPLSAKTYHLIGSDELKLMKPSALIVNVARGGIVDESALAEALDIGTIAGAGIDVYSSEPLPADNPLLHIEDPNKLILSPHSAWSSEEALVYLIDKVAENISRFIADRTDDQ from the coding sequence ATGAATAATCCACTGAACATCGTATTTTTAGACCAATACACCATCCATAACACAGATCTTTCCCCCATTAAAGCACTCGGGAACTATACGGGCTACGACACCACTCCGGTCGGTCAGATCGTCGAACGCTGCCGGGAGGCCGACGTAGTGATAGCCAATAAAACACCCCTTAAAGGCGACACACTGCATGCTCTGCCTCACCTGAAACTGATTTGTATCGCCGCGACAGGCATGAACAACGTCGACCTCGACACGGCGGCCCAACTGGGTATCACTGTCCGTAATGCGGTCGGATATTCCACCCATTCGGTAGCGGAACAGACCTTATGCGACGTGCTGGCACTAATGAAGCAGACACTCTACTACGACCGTTTCGTCAAAAGCGGCACCTACTCCCGTTCGGACAAATTGTTCGATTTCGGGCGTACGACCCATGAACTGCACGGGAAAAACTGGGGTATCATCGGCATGGGAAATATCGGCCGTCGGGTCGCCTCGCTGGCTGACGCATTCGGCTGCGTCGTCTCCTACTGTTCCGTCTCCGGCATACACCGCCCCGAAAAATATCCGCAGAAACCGTTGGGCGATCTGCTCCGCGAATCGGATATCGTTTCGATCCATGCACCTCTCAGCGCTAAAACCTACCATCTGATCGGCAGCGATGAACTGAAACTGATGAAACCTTCGGCCCTCATTGTCAACGTTGCCCGTGGCGGTATAGTGGACGAATCGGCACTGGCCGAAGCCCTCGACATCGGAACGATTGCAGGTGCGGGAATCGACGTCTATTCATCGGAGCCACTCCCGGCCGACAATCCTCTGCTGCATATCGAAGACCCGAACAAACTGATTCTCAGCCCGCACTCGGCATGGTCCTCCGAGGAAGCGCTGGTCTACCTGATCGACAAGGTCGCCGAAAACATCAGCCGGTTCATCGCTGACCGGACGGACGATCAATAG
- a CDS encoding Na(+)-translocating NADH-quinone reductase subunit A, translating into MSKIIKLKRGLDINLLGEAARKLVRLPQAASYALRPDDFVGVVPKLLVREGDRVKAGNALFFDKNNPQVLFPSPVSGVVSAVRRGEKRKILEVVVTPDAEQEYEQFPVPDLEKASRQDVAGALLAAGLWPCIVQRPYGIIADPGQTPKSVFVSGFDSAPLAPDMNFVLTEEFDNLRTGVEVLKKLTSGKVHLGLKAGAEGVLNRLGNAEQHLFSGPHPAGNVGVQIHHIDPVNKGEVVWTVDVQNLALIGRLFRTGKVDMHKIIALTGSEVADTHYCSVVAGAQISSLVDESNVRHQETSSVRYISGNVLTGTKVERDGYLGFYHNQVTVIPEGDKYEFMGWAMPRFGKFSVSHSYFSWLMPHRAYALDTNLNGGVRPFVVTGLYDKYLPMDIYPLYLFKAILAGDIDKMENLGIYEVVEEDFALCEFVDPSKTEMQQIIRDGINLMIKELN; encoded by the coding sequence ATGTCGAAAATTATAAAGTTGAAGAGGGGACTTGACATCAATCTTCTCGGAGAGGCCGCCCGGAAGCTCGTCCGTCTGCCGCAGGCGGCTTCTTATGCACTCAGACCCGATGATTTTGTCGGGGTGGTGCCCAAGTTGCTGGTGCGGGAGGGCGACCGTGTGAAAGCCGGAAATGCCCTGTTCTTCGACAAGAACAATCCGCAGGTGCTTTTCCCGTCACCCGTGAGCGGAGTGGTGTCGGCTGTACGCCGCGGTGAGAAGCGGAAAATTCTGGAAGTCGTGGTGACACCCGATGCCGAACAGGAGTATGAACAGTTTCCTGTGCCCGATTTGGAAAAAGCATCCCGGCAGGACGTGGCCGGTGCGTTGCTGGCAGCCGGTCTTTGGCCCTGTATTGTGCAGCGTCCCTATGGAATCATCGCCGATCCGGGGCAAACGCCGAAATCTGTTTTCGTTTCCGGGTTCGATTCGGCTCCGCTGGCTCCGGATATGAATTTTGTGTTGACGGAAGAGTTCGACAATCTGCGGACGGGGGTCGAGGTGTTGAAAAAACTGACTTCAGGCAAAGTCCATTTAGGTCTGAAAGCAGGTGCCGAAGGTGTGTTGAACCGACTCGGCAATGCCGAGCAGCACTTGTTCAGCGGTCCTCATCCTGCTGGGAATGTCGGCGTTCAGATACACCACATAGATCCGGTTAACAAGGGAGAGGTCGTTTGGACTGTCGATGTGCAGAATCTCGCATTGATCGGACGTTTGTTCCGTACGGGTAAAGTGGATATGCACAAGATCATTGCCCTGACGGGATCGGAGGTCGCCGATACGCATTATTGCTCTGTGGTTGCCGGTGCTCAGATCTCCTCCCTTGTCGATGAAAGCAATGTCCGGCATCAGGAAACCTCGTCCGTGCGTTACATCAGTGGAAATGTACTGACTGGAACCAAAGTGGAGCGGGACGGTTATCTGGGGTTTTATCATAATCAGGTGACGGTAATCCCGGAGGGAGACAAATATGAATTTATGGGGTGGGCGATGCCCCGGTTCGGTAAATTTTCGGTGTCTCATTCCTATTTTTCGTGGTTGATGCCTCACCGGGCGTATGCATTGGATACCAATCTGAACGGAGGGGTGCGTCCTTTCGTCGTGACGGGATTGTATGACAAGTATCTCCCGATGGATATTTATCCGCTTTATCTGTTCAAGGCGATTTTGGCCGGGGATATCGACAAGATGGAGAATCTGGGTATTTACGAAGTGGTCGAGGAGGATTTTGCCCTGTGTGAATTCGTCGATCCCTCCAAGACGGAAATGCAACAGATTATCCGCGATGGGATCAATCTGATGATTAAAGAGCTTAACTAA
- a CDS encoding tRNA threonylcarbamoyladenosine dehydratase produces MEEIIPPWLERTELLLGKEKLSRLRQAHVLVVGLGGVGAYAAEMICRSGVGRMTIVDADTVAESNINRQLIALRSTIGLSKAEILAHRLQDINPDLRLRTICEYIRDDATDTLLDNGPYDFVVDAIDTLAPKVNLITGCLDRGYPVVSSMGAGAKTDPTRMEICDISRTHHCPLAHMLRKRLHKAGVRSGFQAVFSAEPVREGSMILCEETNKKSNVGTISYLPAVFGCGCASVVIRGLIGEINQNDKRQ; encoded by the coding sequence ATGGAAGAAATAATCCCGCCATGGCTGGAACGCACCGAATTGCTGCTGGGTAAAGAGAAGCTGTCCAGGCTCCGCCAGGCCCACGTACTGGTAGTGGGGCTCGGCGGCGTAGGAGCCTATGCGGCCGAAATGATCTGCCGCAGCGGTGTGGGGCGCATGACCATCGTCGATGCGGATACGGTAGCGGAAAGCAATATCAACCGACAGCTGATCGCACTCCGCTCCACGATAGGTCTGTCCAAAGCAGAAATTCTGGCACACAGGCTGCAGGACATCAATCCCGATCTGCGACTCCGTACCATTTGCGAATATATCCGCGACGACGCTACGGATACCCTGCTCGATAACGGGCCGTACGATTTTGTCGTGGATGCCATCGACACGTTGGCACCGAAAGTGAATCTGATCACGGGATGCCTCGATCGGGGATACCCCGTCGTCAGTTCCATGGGAGCCGGAGCCAAAACCGATCCGACTCGCATGGAAATATGCGACATTTCCCGTACCCATCACTGTCCGCTGGCCCACATGCTGCGAAAAAGGCTGCACAAGGCAGGTGTCCGCAGCGGATTCCAAGCCGTATTCTCTGCCGAACCCGTCCGGGAAGGCTCGATGATTCTGTGCGAGGAGACCAATAAAAAATCGAACGTAGGCACGATTTCCTATCTGCCAGCCGTCTTCGGATGCGGATGCGCTTCGGTCGTAATCCGAGGACTGATCGGAGAGATTAACCAAAACGACAAACGACAATGA
- the gpmI gene encoding 2,3-bisphosphoglycerate-independent phosphoglycerate mutase, with the protein MKQKVLLMILDGWGKGNHGKGDVVFSAHPEYINGLEAKFPHAQLLTDGENVGLPEGQMGNSEVGHLNIGAGRVVYQDLVKINRACRDNSILKNPEIEKAFAYAKENGKQVHFMGLVSDGGVHSSLEHLFKLCDISKEYDLGDRTFVHCFMDGRDTDPRSGKGYIEQLEAHMAVSAGRIASVIGRYYAMDRDKRWERVKEAYDLLVNGVGEPATAAATAVQKSYDEGVTDEFIKPIVVVGADGKPVGTIQSGDLVIFFNFRNDRAKELTIVLTQEDMPDAGMHTLPLYYCTMTPYDAKFQGLHILFDKENVQNTIGEYVSKQGLKQLRIAETEKYAHVTFFLNGGREEKFEGEERILIASPKVATYDLKPEMSAYEVKDALVEVLGTKKFDFIALNFANGDMVGHTGVYDAIVKAVKAVDACVKDVVEAARTNGYEVVIIADHGNADNAINPDGSPNTAHSLNPVPIIVVSDRVKSVKNGVLADVAPTVLKLMGLSQPAEMTGQALVEL; encoded by the coding sequence ATGAAACAGAAAGTTTTGCTGATGATCTTGGATGGCTGGGGCAAGGGCAATCACGGTAAAGGCGATGTGGTCTTTTCTGCTCATCCGGAATACATCAACGGTTTGGAAGCGAAATTTCCGCATGCGCAGTTGCTCACCGATGGTGAGAACGTAGGGTTGCCCGAAGGCCAAATGGGCAACTCGGAAGTGGGACACCTCAATATCGGAGCCGGACGGGTAGTTTATCAGGACCTGGTGAAGATCAACCGGGCCTGTCGGGACAATTCGATCCTGAAAAATCCGGAAATCGAGAAAGCGTTCGCATACGCGAAAGAGAACGGCAAACAGGTGCATTTCATGGGGCTCGTTTCGGACGGAGGCGTGCACAGTTCTTTGGAACATCTGTTCAAACTGTGCGATATTTCGAAAGAGTACGATCTCGGAGACAGGACGTTCGTGCATTGCTTTATGGACGGCCGTGATACGGACCCTCGCAGTGGGAAGGGGTACATCGAACAGTTAGAGGCTCACATGGCTGTTTCTGCAGGGCGTATCGCATCGGTGATCGGACGTTATTATGCGATGGACCGGGATAAACGCTGGGAGCGGGTGAAAGAGGCATACGATCTGTTGGTGAACGGTGTAGGTGAGCCGGCAACGGCTGCCGCTACTGCGGTACAGAAATCTTACGACGAAGGTGTGACCGACGAGTTTATCAAACCGATCGTAGTGGTCGGAGCGGATGGAAAACCGGTCGGAACCATTCAGTCTGGCGATCTGGTGATTTTTTTCAATTTCCGGAACGACCGGGCCAAGGAACTGACGATCGTGCTGACTCAGGAGGATATGCCCGATGCGGGAATGCATACGCTTCCACTTTATTATTGTACGATGACCCCTTACGATGCCAAGTTTCAGGGGCTTCATATCCTGTTCGACAAAGAAAATGTTCAGAATACGATCGGAGAATATGTCTCGAAACAGGGTCTCAAGCAGTTGCGCATTGCGGAAACCGAAAAGTATGCCCATGTCACTTTCTTTTTGAACGGAGGCCGTGAAGAGAAGTTCGAGGGTGAAGAGCGTATTTTGATAGCCTCTCCTAAAGTGGCGACATACGATCTGAAGCCGGAAATGAGTGCTTATGAAGTGAAAGACGCCCTCGTGGAGGTTCTGGGAACGAAGAAATTCGATTTCATCGCGCTGAATTTTGCGAACGGAGATATGGTGGGGCATACGGGAGTGTATGACGCGATCGTGAAAGCGGTGAAAGCGGTGGATGCGTGTGTGAAGGATGTGGTGGAGGCTGCTCGGACGAACGGTTACGAGGTGGTTATCATTGCGGATCATGGGAATGCCGACAATGCCATCAATCCGGATGGTTCTCCCAATACGGCCCATTCGCTCAATCCCGTGCCCATTATCGTCGTGTCGGACCGGGTGAAAAGCGTGAAAAACGGAGTGTTGGCCGACGTGGCTCCTACGGTATTGAAATTGATGGGGCTTTCTCAGCCGGCCGAAATGACGGGACAGGCGCTGGTCGAATTGTAA